The Enterobacter mori genomic interval AAGCGGAACAGTCGGTGTTGGGCGGTTTAATGCTGGATAACGAACGCTGGGACGACGTCGCGGAGCGCGTCGTGGCGGAAGATTTCTACACCCGTCCGCATCGCCATATCTTTACCGAAATGGCGCGCCTGCAGGAGTCGGGCAGCCCGATCGACCTGATCACGCTCGCGGAATCGCTTGAGCGACTGGGGCAGCTTGACAGCTGTGGCGGGTTCGCCTACCTGGCAGAACTGTCAAAAAATACGCCAAGTGCGGCGAATATTAGCGCTTACGCTGACATCGTGCGCGAACGTGCCGTTGTGCGCGAAATGATCTCGGTGGCGAACGAAATCGCCGAAGCCGGTTTTGACCCGCAGGGTCGCTCCAGCGAAGATCTGCTCGACCTTGCCGAATCCCGCGTCTTTAAAATTGCCGAAAGCCGTGCAAATAAAGACGAAGGCCCAAAAAACATTGCCGATGTGCTCGACGCTACCGTTGCGCGTATCGAACAGCTGTTCCAGCAGCCGCATGATGGTGTGACCGGCGTAAACACCGGCTATGACGACCTCAATAAGAAAACTGCCGGTCTGCAGCCGTCGGATTTGATTATCGTCGCCGCGCGTCCGTCGATGGGTAAAACCACTTTTGCAATGAACCTCGTTGAAAACGCGGCGATGTTGCAGGATAAGCCGGTGCTGATTTTCAGCCTTGAGATGCCCTCCGAGCAGATTATGATGCGTTCCCTGGCGTCGCTGTCGCGCGTGGATCAGACCCGCATTCGTACCGGACAGCTCGACGATGAGGACTGGGCGCGGATTTCCGGCACCATGGGCATTCTGCTGGAAAAACGGAACATCTATATTGATGATTCCTCTGGCCTGACGCCGACGGAAGTGCGTTCCCGCGCCCGTCGTATTGCCCGCGAACACGGCGGCATTGGCCTCATCATGATCGACTACCTTCAGCTGATGCGCGTCCCGTCGCTCTCCGACAACCGCACGCTGGAAATTGCAGAGATTTCCCGCTCGCTCAAGGCGTTAGCCAAAGAGCTGCACGTGCCGGTGGTGGCGCTTTCCCAGCTTAACCGCTCACTGGAACAACGTGCCGACAAGCGCCCGGTCAACTCCGACCTGCGTGAATCCGGCTCCATCGAGCAGGATGCCGACTTAATCATGTTCATCTACCGTGATGAGGTTTATCACGAGAACAGCGACCTGAAAGGGATTGCTGAAATTATTATTGGTAAGCAACGTAACGGCCCCATCGGAACGGTACGTCTGACCTTTAACGGGCAATGGTCGCGCTTTGATAACTATGCGGGACCGCAGTACGACGACGAATAAGGATTTTACATGCAAGCGGCAACTGTAGTTATTAACCGCCGCGCTCTGCGACACAACCTGCAACGTCTGCGCGAACTGGCACCCGCCAGCAAGCTCGTTGCAGTCGTGAAAGCGAACGCTTACGGACACGGTCTTCTCGAGACCGCGCGAACGCTCCCCGATGCCGACGCCTTTGGCGTCGCTCGTCTTGAAGAAGCTCTCCGCCTGCGCGCGGGCGGTATTACCCAACCGATTCTGCTCCTCGAAGGCTTTTTTGAAGCGTCGGATTTGCCCACTATTGCCGCTCAGCATCTGCACACGGCGGTACACAATGAAGAACAGCTTGCGGCACTCGAAACCGCCGAGCTGAGCGAGCCGGTGACCGTGTGGATGAAGCTCGACACGGGCATGCACCGTCTGGGCGTGCGCCCGGAAAATGCAGAGGCGTTTTATCATCGCCTGTGTCAGTGCAAAAATGTGCGCCAGCCGGTGAATATCGTCAGCCATTTTGCTCGCGCCGATGAACCGGAGTGTGGTGCGACAGAGAAGCAGCTCGATATCTTCAACACCTTCTGCGAAGGCAAACCGGGAATGCGTTCCATTGCGGCATCCGGCGGCATTCTGCTGTGGCCGCAGTCGCACTTCGACTGGGCTCGCCCGGGCATTATCCTTTACGGCGTGTCGCCGCTGGAGGGCAAACCCTGGGGGCCAGATTTCGGTTTCCAGCCGGTGATGTCCCTTGTCTCTAACCTGATCGCCGTGCGCGAGCACAAAGCCGGTGAGCCGGTGGGTTACGGCGGCACATGGACCAGCGAACGCGATACGCGACTGGGCGTGGTGGCGATGGGGTATGGTGACGGTTATCCGCGTGCCGCACCGTCGGGTACGCCGGTTTTGGTAAATGGTCGTGAAGCGAAAATTGTTGGTCGCGTCGCGATGGACATGATTTGCGTTGACCTTGGGCCAGAAGCGCAGGACAAAGCAGGCGATGCAGTGGTGATGTGGGGAGAAGGTTTGCCTGTTGAACGCATTGCTGAATTAACGAAAGTGAGTGCTTACGAACTTATCACGCGGCTGACGTCAAGGGTAGCGATGAAGTACATTGATTGAACCGCCAGTGGAGTGAGGGATTTAACCTCACTCCAACTTTATTAACATCCTCTCGACCTTCTCCCACTTCCAGTTTATTGTTGAAATTCCTGCCTCATCGAATTCCGGAGAACCATCGCGTGTTTCAGACAGTTGACGCCTATGCCGGCGACCCTATTCTCTCCTTAATGGAGCGTTTCAAAGAAGATCCTCGCAGCGACAAAGTGAACCTCAGCATTGGCCTGTATTACAACGAGGATGGCATCATTCCGCAGTTGGAGGCCGTTGCTGAAGCGGAAGCGCGTCTGAACGCTGTTCCGCACGGTGCCTCCCTTTATCTGCCGATGGAAGGGCTAAATGCCTACCGCAATACCATCGCGCCGCTGCTGTTTGGTGCCGATCACGCGGTGCTCGCGCAAAAACGCGTGGCGACCATCCAGACGCTGGGCGGCTCGGGTGCGCTGAAAGTGGGGGCCGACTTCCTGAAAAAATACTTCCCGGATTCAGGCGTATGGGTCAGCGATCCGACGTGGGAAAACCACGTTGCGATCTTCGAGGGCGCAGGCTTCAAAGTGGCGACCTATCCATGGTTCGACAGCGAAACCAACGGCGTGCGCGTTGACGCGCTGCTGGAAAAACTGAACTCGTTGCCTGAGCGCAGTATTGTGCTGCTGCACCCGTGCTGCCAT includes:
- the dnaB gene encoding replicative DNA helicase, which codes for MAGNKPFNKQTEPRERDFQVAGLKVPPHSIEAEQSVLGGLMLDNERWDDVAERVVAEDFYTRPHRHIFTEMARLQESGSPIDLITLAESLERLGQLDSCGGFAYLAELSKNTPSAANISAYADIVRERAVVREMISVANEIAEAGFDPQGRSSEDLLDLAESRVFKIAESRANKDEGPKNIADVLDATVARIEQLFQQPHDGVTGVNTGYDDLNKKTAGLQPSDLIIVAARPSMGKTTFAMNLVENAAMLQDKPVLIFSLEMPSEQIMMRSLASLSRVDQTRIRTGQLDDEDWARISGTMGILLEKRNIYIDDSSGLTPTEVRSRARRIAREHGGIGLIMIDYLQLMRVPSLSDNRTLEIAEISRSLKALAKELHVPVVALSQLNRSLEQRADKRPVNSDLRESGSIEQDADLIMFIYRDEVYHENSDLKGIAEIIIGKQRNGPIGTVRLTFNGQWSRFDNYAGPQYDDE
- the alr gene encoding alanine racemase — translated: MQAATVVINRRALRHNLQRLRELAPASKLVAVVKANAYGHGLLETARTLPDADAFGVARLEEALRLRAGGITQPILLLEGFFEASDLPTIAAQHLHTAVHNEEQLAALETAELSEPVTVWMKLDTGMHRLGVRPENAEAFYHRLCQCKNVRQPVNIVSHFARADEPECGATEKQLDIFNTFCEGKPGMRSIAASGGILLWPQSHFDWARPGIILYGVSPLEGKPWGPDFGFQPVMSLVSNLIAVREHKAGEPVGYGGTWTSERDTRLGVVAMGYGDGYPRAAPSGTPVLVNGREAKIVGRVAMDMICVDLGPEAQDKAGDAVVMWGEGLPVERIAELTKVSAYELITRLTSRVAMKYID